Proteins encoded by one window of Mesorhizobium sp. INR15:
- a CDS encoding HAD family phosphatase codes for MTEIRHIVFDIGKVLVHYDPNIPFSRLIPNETERKWFFDNICTHDWNIEQDRGRTWEEAEALLISEHPDHAENIRNFRRHWHEMAPHAYDDSVAIMEELIDTGHDVTLLTNWAADTFIEARGRFPFLDRPRGITVSAEIGLIKPDKRIYDHHVASFGLNPAASLFIDDSQKNVDGAKAAGWHAVLFTDARTLQADLERLGIKA; via the coding sequence ATGACTGAAATCCGCCACATCGTTTTCGACATCGGCAAAGTGCTGGTCCACTACGATCCCAACATCCCGTTCAGCCGGCTTATTCCCAATGAGACAGAGCGGAAATGGTTCTTCGACAATATCTGCACGCATGACTGGAACATCGAGCAGGATCGCGGGCGGACCTGGGAAGAGGCCGAAGCGCTGCTGATCTCGGAACATCCCGATCACGCGGAGAACATCCGCAACTTCCGCCGCCACTGGCACGAAATGGCGCCGCATGCCTATGACGACAGCGTTGCCATCATGGAGGAGCTGATCGACACCGGTCACGATGTGACGCTGCTGACGAATTGGGCCGCCGACACGTTCATTGAGGCGCGTGGCCGCTTTCCATTCTTGGATCGTCCACGCGGCATAACCGTGTCCGCCGAGATCGGCCTGATTAAGCCGGACAAGAGAATTTACGACCATCACGTCGCTTCATTCGGCCTCAATCCAGCGGCTTCCCTGTTCATCGACGACAGCCAGAAAAATGTCGATGGCGCCAAGGCCGCCGGCTGGCATGCCGTGCTGTTCACCGATGCCAGGACGCTTCAAGCAGACCTTGAACGACTTGGAATCAAGGCATGA
- a CDS encoding site-specific DNA-methyltransferase, with protein sequence MSAVRLLDELSHAPQQSEWLDTILKGDCVAALERLPEKSIDVIFADPPYNLQLDGDLHRPDQSKVDAVDDDWDQFESFEAYDAFTRAWLLAARRVLKPNGTIWVIGSYHNIFRVGAKMQDLGFWILNDVVWRKTNPMPNFRGRRFQNAHETMIWATRDQKGKGYTFNYEAMKASNDDIQMRSDWLFPICTGGERLKNDNGDKLHPTQKPEALLARIMMASTKPGDIVLDPFFGSGTTGAVAKRLGRHFVGIEREQAYIDAANERIDAVRPLDSADLTVLTGKRAEPRVAFVSLIDTGLMVPGATLYDAKKRWAAKVRADGTVAIGDSAGSIHKIGAEVQGLDACNGWTFWHYERSGGLTPIDELRRIARLGMERAGA encoded by the coding sequence ATGTCTGCCGTGCGTCTTCTCGACGAGCTTTCCCACGCTCCCCAGCAATCCGAATGGCTGGACACGATCCTCAAGGGTGATTGCGTCGCCGCGCTCGAGCGGCTGCCCGAAAAATCCATCGACGTCATTTTCGCCGATCCGCCCTACAACCTGCAGCTCGACGGTGACCTGCACCGGCCCGACCAGTCCAAGGTCGATGCCGTCGACGACGACTGGGATCAGTTCGAGAGCTTTGAGGCTTACGATGCCTTTACCCGCGCCTGGCTCTTGGCCGCGCGGCGTGTCTTGAAGCCCAATGGCACGATCTGGGTCATCGGCTCCTACCACAACATTTTCCGCGTCGGCGCCAAGATGCAGGATCTGGGCTTCTGGATCCTCAACGATGTGGTCTGGCGCAAGACCAACCCGATGCCGAATTTTCGCGGCCGCCGCTTCCAGAACGCTCATGAGACCATGATCTGGGCCACACGCGACCAGAAGGGCAAGGGCTATACCTTCAACTATGAAGCGATGAAGGCGTCGAACGACGACATCCAGATGCGCTCCGACTGGCTGTTTCCGATCTGCACCGGCGGCGAGCGGCTGAAGAACGACAATGGCGACAAGCTGCACCCGACGCAGAAGCCGGAAGCCCTGCTCGCCCGCATCATGATGGCTTCGACCAAGCCAGGCGACATCGTGCTCGATCCGTTCTTCGGCTCGGGAACCACCGGCGCGGTGGCCAAGCGTCTCGGTCGCCACTTCGTCGGCATCGAGCGAGAGCAGGCCTATATCGACGCCGCCAACGAGCGCATTGATGCAGTCCGCCCGCTGGACAGCGCCGACCTGACCGTGCTGACCGGCAAGCGTGCCGAACCGCGTGTTGCCTTCGTCAGCCTTATCGACACCGGGCTGATGGTGCCTGGCGCTACACTCTATGATGCCAAGAAGCGCTGGGCCGCCAAGGTGCGTGCCGACGGCACGGTGGCGATCGGCGATAGCGCCGGGTCAATCCACAAGATCGGCGCCGAGGTGCAGGGGCTGGACGCCTGCAACGGCTGGACCTTCTGGCATTATGAGCGCAGCGGCGGCCTGACGCCGATCGACGAGCTTCGCCGCATTGCAAGGCTCGGCATGGAGCGGGCAGGGGCCTGA
- a CDS encoding GNAT family N-acetyltransferase — protein MFALPFFRRDLPALKGDRVTLRVPLTNDYREWSIVRGESRAFLEPWEPRWTPDELDRSAWRLRISRYREDYAQGTAIAFFIFEKSTGKLAGGITLGNIRHGVSQSGHVGYWIGERFGGRGLMTDAVKVVARFAFDTLRLHRIEAACIPDNIRSIRVLEKAGFRREGLLRSYLRINGIWQDHYLYARIADDPPGAGTKD, from the coding sequence GTGTTCGCGCTCCCTTTCTTTCGCCGTGACCTCCCGGCACTGAAAGGTGATCGCGTCACGTTGCGGGTGCCGCTGACCAACGACTATCGCGAATGGTCGATAGTGCGTGGCGAAAGCCGCGCCTTCCTGGAGCCTTGGGAACCGCGCTGGACCCCTGATGAACTCGACCGTTCGGCCTGGCGGCTTCGTATCAGCCGCTACCGCGAGGATTATGCACAGGGAACAGCGATCGCCTTCTTCATTTTCGAGAAGAGCACAGGCAAGCTGGCCGGTGGAATAACGCTCGGCAACATCCGCCACGGCGTCTCGCAAAGCGGCCATGTCGGCTACTGGATCGGCGAGCGCTTTGGCGGACGCGGCCTGATGACCGACGCGGTCAAGGTGGTGGCACGCTTCGCCTTCGATACGCTGAGGTTGCACCGGATCGAGGCGGCCTGTATTCCCGACAATATCAGGTCGATCCGCGTGCTTGAAAAAGCCGGATTCCGGCGCGAAGGACTTCTGCGATCCTATCTCAGGATCAACGGCATCTGGCAGGATCACTACCTCTACGCCCGGATCGCGGACGATCCGCCGGGCGCTGGAACGAAGGACTGA
- a CDS encoding pitrilysin family protein has protein sequence MGVEVSRLSNGLTVATETLPSIESVALGAWVKSGARNEREDEHGMAHLLEHMAFKGTKRRTAFEIASEIEDVGGEINAATSVETTSYYARVLSDDVPLAVDILSDILQESEFDPQELEREQHVILQEIGAAHDTPDDIVFDRFTETAFRHQTIGRSILGTPETVKSFTSKQLHDFIERQYGAESMVIVAAGDIKHDNFVREVEKRLGGFRSKADSTIPQYAQYVGGDFREDRDLMDAQIVLGFEGRAYHVRDFYASQVLSMILGGGMSSRLFQEVREKRGLCYSVYAFHWGFSDTGIFGVHAATGQSDIAELVPVIIDELQKAGEKILQEELDRARAQYRAGLIMSAESPASRASQIARQLLLFGRPIAKEELMERLSALTIERLTDLSSRLFSTKPTLTAVGPVGTLAPYEAILDSLSGTQTTARKLAV, from the coding sequence ATGGGTGTTGAGGTAAGCCGTCTGTCGAACGGCCTGACAGTCGCCACCGAAACCCTTCCAAGCATCGAATCCGTTGCCCTTGGTGCCTGGGTGAAGTCAGGCGCTCGTAATGAGCGTGAAGATGAACACGGAATGGCTCATCTGCTTGAGCACATGGCGTTCAAGGGCACGAAAAGGCGAACAGCGTTCGAAATCGCTTCGGAAATCGAGGATGTCGGTGGCGAGATCAATGCAGCCACCAGCGTCGAGACCACATCCTATTACGCCAGGGTGTTGAGCGACGACGTGCCGCTGGCCGTCGATATCCTCTCCGACATTCTGCAGGAGTCTGAATTCGACCCGCAGGAGCTTGAGCGCGAGCAGCACGTGATCCTGCAGGAGATCGGCGCCGCGCACGATACGCCAGACGACATCGTCTTCGACCGTTTCACGGAGACGGCCTTTCGCCACCAGACCATCGGACGCTCTATCCTCGGCACGCCGGAAACGGTCAAATCCTTCACCTCGAAGCAATTGCACGATTTCATCGAGCGGCAATATGGCGCCGAGAGCATGGTGATCGTCGCCGCCGGCGACATCAAGCATGACAATTTCGTGCGCGAGGTCGAGAAACGCCTCGGCGGCTTCCGCAGCAAGGCCGACAGCACCATTCCCCAATATGCCCAATATGTCGGCGGCGATTTCCGTGAGGACCGCGACCTGATGGACGCCCAGATCGTGCTTGGCTTCGAAGGCCGCGCCTACCATGTGCGCGACTTCTATGCCTCGCAGGTGCTGTCTATGATCCTTGGCGGCGGCATGTCGTCCCGCCTGTTCCAGGAAGTCCGCGAGAAGCGCGGCCTGTGCTATTCGGTCTACGCGTTCCACTGGGGCTTTTCAGACACCGGCATATTCGGCGTCCATGCCGCGACCGGGCAAAGCGACATCGCCGAACTGGTGCCCGTCATCATCGACGAATTGCAGAAGGCCGGTGAGAAGATCCTGCAGGAAGAACTCGACCGCGCGCGCGCCCAATATCGCGCCGGATTGATCATGTCCGCCGAAAGCCCGGCCAGCCGCGCCTCGCAGATCGCCCGGCAACTGCTTCTGTTCGGCCGGCCGATCGCCAAGGAGGAACTGATGGAGCGGCTGTCGGCGCTGACGATCGAGCGGCTGACCGATCTGTCGTCGCGACTGTTCTCAACCAAGCCGACGCTCACCGCTGTCGGGCCTGTGGGTACGCTGGCGCCATACGAGGCAATCCTCGATTCGCTGTCGGGCACGCAGACCACGGCCCGCAAGCTCGCCGTCTAA
- a CDS encoding HAD family phosphatase encodes MPQPDLVIFDCDGVLVDSEIIAARIEAELLTSAGYEVSAEEIAETYAGLTFKDIMMRVEEKSLIPFQASLIDRAEEMVDRKLRSDVRAIDGVHEAVAAVTAPHCICSNSRSERIEFMLEKVQLLPFFAGRIFSALEIPSKKTKPAPDVFLFAAEKFNANPANTFVIEDSVHGVAGAKAAGMRVIGFTGAGHSYPGHADALTEAGAETTIRRWAELKGVIAALSEWSDA; translated from the coding sequence ATGCCCCAGCCAGACCTTGTCATTTTCGATTGCGACGGCGTGCTCGTCGATTCCGAAATCATCGCGGCCCGTATCGAAGCCGAGCTCCTGACCTCAGCCGGGTACGAGGTATCGGCCGAGGAGATTGCCGAGACCTACGCGGGGCTCACCTTCAAGGACATCATGATGCGGGTCGAGGAAAAGTCCCTCATTCCATTCCAGGCCTCGCTGATCGATCGGGCCGAGGAGATGGTGGACCGCAAGCTGCGCAGCGACGTTCGCGCCATCGACGGCGTGCACGAGGCGGTGGCGGCGGTGACGGCACCGCACTGCATCTGCTCGAACTCGCGCTCCGAGCGAATTGAATTCATGCTGGAAAAGGTACAGCTGCTGCCGTTTTTCGCTGGCCGGATCTTCTCCGCGCTGGAGATACCAAGCAAGAAAACCAAACCGGCGCCTGACGTGTTTCTGTTTGCCGCCGAAAAATTCAATGCGAACCCGGCAAACACGTTCGTCATCGAGGATTCCGTACATGGCGTCGCGGGCGCCAAGGCCGCCGGCATGCGGGTGATCGGCTTCACCGGTGCCGGGCATAGCTATCCCGGCCATGCCGATGCCCTGACCGAGGCCGGCGCCGAAACAACAATCCGCCGCTGGGCGGAACTGAAAGGCGTGATTGCCGCACTGTCCGAATGGTCGGACGCCTGA
- the thrC gene encoding threonine synthase, whose protein sequence is MQYVSTRGEAPVLGFSDAVLAGLARDGGLYVPREWPRFSAAEIRAMRGLAYPDLAIRVLTPFLGDEIPAPVFERLVREAYATFRHEAVCPLVQIGSNTFVLELFHGPTLAFKDVAMQLLARLMDHVLTERDQHATIVGATSGDTGGAAIDAFAGRSRTDIFILFPHGRVSPVQQRQMTTSTADNVHALAIEGNFDDCQGLLKDMFNDHGFRDRVSLSGVNSINWARIMAQIVYYFSSALSLGAPDRPVSFTVPTGNFGDIFAGYAAKKMGLPIERLTVATNDNDILARTFATGEYRTKGVFATTSPSMDIQVSSNFERLLFEASGREAATVRRYMDGLKQSGAFTIEAQEIARMRSEFDAGRATMEQVAATIRSTLAGSNYLLDPHTAAAVHVAAGKSAGAVPMVVLGTAHPAKFPAAVEAASGVSPALPAWLGGLMTFEEKYTVLPSDLKMVEDYVSRRARAAR, encoded by the coding sequence ATGCAATATGTGAGTACACGCGGGGAAGCGCCCGTGCTTGGATTTTCCGACGCCGTGCTGGCCGGGCTGGCGCGCGACGGCGGGCTCTACGTCCCACGCGAGTGGCCGCGGTTCTCCGCCGCCGAGATCCGCGCCATGCGTGGCCTAGCGTATCCGGATCTTGCGATCCGCGTGCTGACGCCGTTCCTTGGGGACGAGATTCCGGCACCGGTCTTCGAACGCCTGGTCCGCGAAGCCTATGCGACGTTCCGCCACGAGGCCGTCTGTCCGCTGGTGCAAATTGGCTCGAACACCTTCGTGCTGGAGCTGTTCCATGGCCCGACGCTCGCCTTCAAGGACGTGGCCATGCAGCTTCTGGCCCGGCTGATGGACCATGTGCTGACTGAGCGCGACCAGCATGCCACCATCGTCGGCGCCACTTCAGGCGATACAGGCGGAGCGGCTATCGATGCTTTCGCCGGGCGCAGCCGCACCGACATCTTCATCCTGTTCCCGCATGGCCGCGTATCGCCGGTGCAACAGCGGCAGATGACGACTTCGACCGCCGACAATGTTCATGCTCTGGCGATCGAAGGCAATTTCGACGATTGCCAGGGCCTGCTCAAGGACATGTTCAACGATCACGGCTTTCGCGACCGGGTTTCCCTGTCGGGCGTCAATTCGATCAACTGGGCCCGTATCATGGCCCAGATCGTCTACTATTTCTCGTCGGCGCTATCGCTCGGCGCACCAGACCGTCCAGTTTCCTTCACCGTGCCGACCGGCAATTTCGGCGATATCTTCGCCGGCTATGCCGCCAAGAAAATGGGCCTGCCGATCGAACGGCTGACTGTCGCCACCAATGACAACGACATTCTGGCGCGCACATTTGCAACCGGCGAATACCGCACGAAAGGCGTCTTCGCCACCACATCGCCGTCAATGGACATCCAGGTCTCTTCGAATTTCGAGCGGTTGCTGTTCGAGGCTTCGGGCCGTGAGGCCGCGACCGTGCGGCGGTATATGGACGGCCTCAAGCAGTCCGGCGCTTTCACCATCGAAGCCCAGGAAATCGCCCGGATGCGCTCCGAATTCGATGCCGGCCGCGCCACCATGGAGCAGGTCGCCGCCACCATCCGCTCGACGCTGGCCGGCAGCAACTACCTGCTTGACCCGCACACGGCGGCGGCCGTGCATGTCGCTGCCGGCAAATCCGCTGGCGCCGTGCCGATGGTGGTGCTGGGGACGGCCCATCCGGCAAAATTCCCGGCTGCCGTCGAAGCCGCCAGCGGCGTGTCGCCAGCCCTGCCCGCATGGCTAGGGGGATTGATGACATTTGAGGAAAAATACACGGTACTTCCATCCGACCTGAAAATGGTGGAAGATTACGTCAGCCGCCGCGCGCGGGCGGCGCGTTAG
- a CDS encoding DsbA family protein, producing the protein MTRSPFGKSLSRRNVLSSLAAIPAVALLAACSDSGEQAKAADVKPADPAKPATPATPAAATAPEAQGTVDMAELLKPGALPDKQLGKDDAKVTIVEYASMTCPHCAHFAETTFPALKTKYIDSGKARYILREFPFDPSAEAGFMLARCAKDNYFPMVDVLFRQQANWVGVANTKDALLQISKLAGFTQESFEACLTDQKLLDDVRSVQKRGANEFKVDSTPTFFINGKTYKGAMSIEEISAIIDPLI; encoded by the coding sequence ATGACCCGTTCCCCGTTCGGCAAAAGCTTGTCTCGCAGAAACGTGCTGTCTTCGCTGGCCGCCATTCCGGCGGTGGCCTTGCTCGCCGCATGCAGCGACTCGGGCGAACAGGCCAAGGCGGCGGATGTAAAACCTGCTGATCCTGCGAAGCCAGCAACGCCGGCCACGCCTGCAGCCGCCACTGCCCCGGAAGCCCAGGGCACGGTGGATATGGCGGAACTGTTGAAGCCAGGCGCGCTGCCGGACAAGCAACTGGGCAAGGACGACGCCAAGGTCACCATCGTCGAATACGCATCGATGACCTGCCCGCATTGCGCGCATTTCGCCGAAACCACGTTTCCGGCCCTGAAGACCAAGTACATCGACAGCGGCAAGGCGCGCTACATCCTGCGTGAGTTTCCCTTCGACCCGAGCGCCGAGGCCGGTTTTATGCTGGCGCGCTGCGCCAAGGATAACTATTTCCCGATGGTGGATGTCCTGTTCAGGCAGCAGGCGAACTGGGTTGGCGTCGCCAACACCAAGGATGCGCTGCTGCAAATCTCGAAGCTGGCCGGTTTTACACAGGAGTCGTTCGAAGCCTGCTTGACGGACCAGAAACTTCTGGACGATGTGAGATCGGTCCAGAAGCGCGGTGCCAATGAATTCAAGGTCGACTCAACGCCGACCTTCTTTATCAATGGGAAGACCTATAAAGGCGCGATGTCGATTGAGGAAATATCGGCCATCATCGACCCTCTTATCTGA
- the mutY gene encoding A/G-specific adenine glycosylase, with protein sequence MAPNDQTRKLAPGNNGDIAARLLGWYDVHHRELPWRITPRDHARGVRPDPYRIWLSEVMLQQTTVEAVKSYFRAFVEKWPDVKALAAAPTEDVMKAWAGLGYYSRARNLKACADLVAKRGGKFPDTEAGLRELPGIGAYTSAAITAIAFDRPAAVVDGNVERVISRLFSIATPLSEAKAEIRAYVEAMVPSARPGDFAQAMMDLGATICTPRRPRCMLCPVREDCSAVVSGDPERFPVRLPKGDKPQRRGAAFVAVRGDGAILLRKREDKGLLGGMTEVPTTGWTARIDGATTESAAPFPADWRRAGRISHVFTHFALDLDVFLAHTDGATPPGHFWSLPSDIAGEALPTVMKKAIEAAIPGATKKQRSH encoded by the coding sequence ATGGCACCCAACGACCAGACCCGCAAGCTCGCACCCGGCAACAATGGCGATATCGCAGCCCGCCTACTCGGCTGGTACGATGTCCATCACCGCGAACTGCCGTGGCGCATCACGCCGCGCGACCATGCACGCGGGGTACGTCCCGACCCTTACCGCATCTGGCTTTCCGAGGTCATGCTGCAGCAGACCACGGTCGAGGCGGTGAAATCCTATTTTCGCGCCTTTGTCGAGAAATGGCCCGATGTCAAGGCGCTGGCGGCAGCACCGACCGAAGACGTGATGAAGGCATGGGCCGGGCTTGGCTACTATTCCCGCGCCCGCAATCTCAAGGCCTGCGCCGATCTCGTCGCGAAGCGCGGCGGCAAGTTTCCGGATACCGAGGCCGGCCTGAGAGAGCTGCCCGGCATCGGCGCTTATACGTCGGCGGCCATCACGGCGATCGCCTTCGACCGTCCCGCTGCCGTTGTCGACGGCAATGTCGAGCGCGTCATCTCCAGGCTGTTTTCGATCGCAACGCCGTTGAGCGAGGCAAAGGCCGAGATACGCGCCTATGTCGAGGCCATGGTGCCATCGGCAAGGCCGGGCGATTTCGCCCAGGCGATGATGGATCTGGGCGCCACGATCTGCACGCCGCGCCGCCCGCGCTGCATGCTGTGCCCGGTGCGCGAGGACTGCAGCGCGGTTGTTTCAGGCGACCCCGAGCGATTCCCGGTACGCTTGCCCAAGGGCGACAAACCCCAGCGGCGTGGTGCTGCCTTTGTCGCGGTGCGTGGCGACGGCGCCATCCTGTTGCGCAAGCGCGAGGACAAGGGCCTGCTTGGCGGCATGACCGAGGTGCCGACAACCGGCTGGACCGCGCGCATCGATGGCGCCACCACGGAAAGCGCAGCGCCCTTTCCAGCCGACTGGCGGCGCGCCGGCCGAATTTCACATGTGTTCACCCATTTCGCGCTTGATCTCGATGTCTTCCTTGCCCACACCGACGGGGCGACGCCGCCCGGCCATTTCTGGTCGCTGCCATCCGACATTGCAGGCGAAGCGCTACCGACTGTCATGAAAAAGGCAATCGAGGCTGCGATACCCGGCGCGACGAAAAAGCAACGGTCGCACTGA
- a CDS encoding DUF721 domain-containing protein — translation MAGRTPYGNPVPVSDLATKILDPVLRKRAGISIGLVQSWEEIAGPRLASHSRPEKIQWPRRMHEDDPFEPAVLVIACEGVAALHLQHETGEIINRVNAFLGFNAISRIRILQKPVTPDRGKQKPSLRPLTTAEKARLAGTVSLIEDDGLRATLEKLGTTILGERKPKTP, via the coding sequence ATGGCAGGGAGAACGCCCTACGGCAATCCCGTCCCGGTCAGCGATCTGGCGACCAAGATACTCGATCCGGTGCTGCGCAAGCGGGCCGGCATTTCAATCGGCCTCGTCCAGTCATGGGAAGAGATCGCCGGGCCCCGGCTGGCCAGTCATTCGCGTCCCGAAAAAATCCAGTGGCCGCGCCGCATGCACGAGGACGATCCGTTCGAGCCGGCGGTGCTGGTCATCGCTTGCGAAGGCGTGGCGGCGCTGCACCTTCAGCACGAGACCGGCGAGATCATCAACCGGGTCAACGCCTTTCTCGGCTTCAACGCCATCAGCCGGATTAGAATCCTGCAAAAGCCGGTTACGCCAGACCGGGGCAAACAGAAACCGAGCCTCAGGCCACTGACCACGGCCGAGAAAGCGAGATTGGCCGGCACGGTCAGCCTGATCGAAGATGATGGGTTGCGTGCCACGCTGGAAAAGCTCGGCACGACCATTCTGGGCGAAAGGAAGCCAAAAACCCCTTGA